The Sphingobium sp. JS3065 genome includes a region encoding these proteins:
- a CDS encoding MJ0042-type zinc finger domain-containing protein, whose product MILVCPNCATRYIVPDSAVGPNGRQVRCAACKHSWFQEGATLAPREEALATAGAPEVAAPPPPPPPPAPPPPPPVEEIVAPAEQEEAEPVAAQVEEPVAATSDHRFDDIYGRAEAAARDGWAETAPAPVKPRRNRLKIWTYAALAFCLAVGGAGGALWYFGTPSWAINLGLVPEEGDPDLLFYLSKPAERRKLPTGEEYFAFGARIVNSGKQTLPVPPVLVQLRDRQNRLVFSWTTKADRTSLKPGEEASINESRIDIPKNAENLSLTFVQ is encoded by the coding sequence ATGATCCTGGTGTGTCCCAACTGCGCCACGCGCTATATCGTGCCGGACAGCGCCGTCGGCCCGAATGGCCGCCAGGTTCGCTGCGCCGCCTGCAAACATAGCTGGTTCCAGGAAGGCGCCACCCTTGCCCCACGCGAGGAAGCGCTGGCGACGGCGGGCGCGCCCGAAGTGGCCGCGCCTCCTCCACCTCCACCTCCGCCTGCTCCACCGCCGCCGCCGCCTGTCGAGGAAATCGTGGCGCCCGCCGAGCAGGAAGAAGCGGAACCCGTGGCGGCGCAGGTGGAAGAGCCGGTCGCGGCCACGTCCGATCATCGGTTCGACGATATCTACGGACGCGCCGAAGCGGCGGCGCGTGACGGCTGGGCGGAAACGGCCCCAGCACCTGTGAAGCCGCGCCGCAACCGGCTGAAAATCTGGACCTATGCCGCATTGGCCTTCTGCCTTGCGGTGGGGGGCGCGGGCGGGGCGCTCTGGTATTTCGGGACGCCCAGTTGGGCGATCAACCTGGGGCTGGTGCCGGAGGAAGGCGATCCGGACCTGCTATTCTATCTCTCCAAGCCCGCCGAACGGCGCAAGCTGCCGACCGGGGAGGAATATTTCGCCTTTGGCGCGCGGATCGTGAACAGCGGGAAACAGACGCTGCCGGTGCCGCCCGTGCTGGTGCAACTGCGCGACCGGCAGAACCGGCTGGTGTTCAGTTGGACGACCAAGGCCGACCGGACCAGCCTGAAACCGGGCGAGGAAGCGTCGATCAATGAAAGCCGGATCGACATCCCGAAAAATGCGGAGAATCTGTCGCTGACTTTCGTGCAGTGA
- a CDS encoding YdcF family protein: MIVRLIAVTLLGWMLGFAWFAMLLPQPLDGRQTDAIVVLTGGAGRIDRGLSLLRDGAAKRMLISGVDRSVRPVELAAQYQAPERLFTCCITLGREAIDTRSNAIETAHWLERRDFKTVRLITTDWHMRRSALELRQALPGRVTLVYDAVPSRPSLMILVREYNKYLLRRAAALIGI, from the coding sequence ATGATCGTCCGCCTTATCGCCGTCACGCTGCTGGGGTGGATGCTGGGCTTCGCCTGGTTCGCGATGCTTCTGCCGCAGCCGCTGGACGGGCGCCAGACCGACGCCATCGTCGTGCTGACCGGCGGGGCGGGGCGCATCGACCGGGGCCTGTCCCTGCTTCGGGACGGCGCGGCCAAGCGGATGCTGATTTCCGGCGTCGACCGGTCGGTCCGCCCGGTGGAACTGGCCGCGCAATATCAGGCGCCCGAACGGCTCTTCACCTGCTGCATCACGCTGGGCCGCGAAGCCATCGACACCCGCTCCAACGCCATAGAGACCGCGCATTGGCTGGAGCGGCGCGACTTCAAGACGGTGCGCCTCATCACCACCGACTGGCATATGCGCCGATCCGCGCTGGAGCTGCGTCAGGCCTTGCCGGGCCGGGTCACGCTGGTCTACGACGCCGTGCCCAGCCGCCCCAGCCTGATGATCCTGGTGCGGGAATATAATAAATATCTGCTGCGCCGGGCCGCGGCGCTGATCGGTATCTGA
- the metW gene encoding methionine biosynthesis protein MetW: protein MSLRPDLALIARTVTPGARVLDVGCGDGALMAALRDTKQVDARGLEIDPQNVAAAVGRGLSVVQGDADTDLSYYPEASFDYAILSQTLQTTRRPDRVVEELLRIGRQAFVSFPNFAHWRGRLSLFWGGRMPVTRLLPDTWYDTLNIHHVTVDDFRALVKERGWTIDGQWFLKGDRETTHANANLFAEHAVFLLRR, encoded by the coding sequence ATGAGCCTGCGCCCCGATCTGGCCCTGATCGCCCGTACCGTCACCCCCGGCGCCCGCGTCCTGGATGTCGGCTGCGGCGACGGCGCGCTGATGGCGGCCTTGCGCGACACGAAACAAGTCGATGCCCGAGGGCTGGAAATCGACCCGCAAAATGTCGCCGCCGCCGTGGGACGGGGCCTTTCAGTCGTGCAAGGCGACGCCGACACGGATCTTAGCTATTATCCCGAAGCCAGCTTCGATTATGCCATCCTCAGCCAGACGCTCCAGACCACCCGCCGCCCGGACCGCGTGGTGGAGGAATTGCTGCGCATCGGGCGGCAGGCCTTCGTCTCCTTCCCCAATTTCGCCCATTGGCGCGGGCGGCTGTCGCTCTTCTGGGGCGGAAGGATGCCGGTGACGCGGCTGCTGCCGGACACATGGTATGACACGCTCAACATCCACCATGTCACGGTCGACGATTTCCGGGCGCTGGTGAAGGAACGCGGCTGGACCATAGACGGCCAGTGGTTCCTGAAAGGTGACAGGGAAACCACCCATGCGAACGCCAATCTGTTCGCGGAACATGCGGTGTTCCTGCTGCGGCGGTGA
- a CDS encoding prephenate/arogenate dehydrogenase family protein, whose product MLPPSTELRTGFSRVTIIGLGLIGSSLARAIREYMPTVRVTGYDADAGVRETARAIDLTDDVTDTAGASVTDADLVVLCVPVRAMGAAAAEIAADLPAEAIVSDVGSCKGDVLAQLSAALPGRTIIPAHPVAGTENSGPEAGFASLFQGRWCIVTPPAEADPAAVERVAELWRRVGADVETMDPAHHDLVLAVTSHLPHLIAYTIVGTASDLEDVTQSEVIKYSAGGFRDFTRIAASDPTMWRDVFLANKDAVLEMLQRFSEDLSALQRAIRWNDGDALFNLFTRTRAIRRSIIEQGQDDPKPDFGRSH is encoded by the coding sequence ATGCTGCCCCCTTCGACGGAACTGAGGACAGGCTTTTCACGGGTCACGATCATCGGGCTGGGCCTGATCGGGTCTTCGCTGGCGCGGGCGATCCGGGAATATATGCCGACCGTGCGGGTGACGGGCTATGATGCCGATGCGGGCGTGCGGGAAACCGCGCGGGCCATCGACCTTACCGACGATGTGACCGATACGGCGGGCGCTTCGGTGACGGACGCCGATCTGGTCGTGCTGTGCGTGCCGGTGCGGGCGATGGGCGCGGCGGCGGCGGAGATCGCCGCCGACCTGCCGGCCGAGGCGATCGTCAGCGACGTGGGTTCCTGCAAGGGCGACGTGCTGGCGCAATTGAGCGCCGCGCTGCCGGGGCGGACGATCATCCCGGCGCATCCTGTCGCGGGGACGGAGAATAGCGGGCCGGAGGCGGGCTTCGCCTCGCTGTTCCAGGGACGCTGGTGCATCGTGACCCCGCCCGCGGAGGCCGATCCGGCAGCGGTGGAGCGCGTGGCCGAGCTATGGCGGCGCGTGGGCGCCGATGTCGAGACGATGGATCCGGCGCATCATGATCTGGTGCTGGCGGTGACGAGCCATTTGCCGCACCTCATCGCCTATACCATCGTCGGCACGGCCAGCGATCTGGAGGATGTGACCCAGTCGGAGGTGATCAAATATTCCGCCGGTGGTTTCCGCGACTTCACCCGCATCGCGGCGTCCGATCCGACCATGTGGCGCGACGTGTTCCTGGCGAACAAGGACGCCGTGCTGGAGATGCTCCAGCGCTTTTCGGAGGATCTGTCGGCGTTGCAGCGGGCGATCCGCTGGAATGACGGGGATGCGCTGTTCAACCTGTTCACCCGGACGCGGGCGATCCGGCGGTCGATCATCGAACAGGGGCAGGACGATCCCAAGCCCGATTTCGGGCGGAGTCATTGA
- a CDS encoding aldose 1-epimerase family protein, translating into MADEYIGIGSDGMSASIHPLGAELWSLRDADGRELMTDADPRWWAGHAPLLFPFVGRSRGDVYRFEGRDYPMPQHGFARQRNFAAVERSADAVTFRLEADAQTRAVYPFDFRLDMRFAVEGQTLRMTATVGNLGATDMPFSFGYHPAFAWPLPYGGAVEAHRVLFEKAEPAPIRKVGDEPGLIALESVETPVEGHALAPTHAMFEGDALIWDRLESRSLFWGVPGGRGLKIDFPDTPWLGLWQKPGAHYLCVEPWAGMADPVGFTGDIWGKQGIMRLAPGGERRFRMDVGITG; encoded by the coding sequence ATGGCGGACGAATATATCGGCATCGGCTCGGACGGCATGAGCGCCAGCATCCATCCTCTTGGCGCGGAACTATGGTCGCTCAGGGATGCCGACGGGCGCGAGTTGATGACCGACGCCGATCCGCGCTGGTGGGCGGGGCATGCGCCCTTGCTCTTTCCCTTCGTGGGGCGGTCGCGGGGTGACGTCTACCGCTTCGAGGGGCGGGATTATCCTATGCCGCAGCACGGCTTTGCGCGGCAGAGGAATTTCGCGGCGGTGGAGCGGAGCGCCGACGCCGTGACCTTCCGGCTGGAGGCGGATGCGCAGACGCGGGCGGTCTATCCCTTCGATTTCCGGCTGGACATGCGCTTCGCGGTCGAGGGGCAGACGTTGCGGATGACGGCGACGGTCGGCAATTTAGGGGCGACCGACATGCCCTTTTCCTTCGGCTATCATCCGGCCTTCGCCTGGCCGCTGCCCTATGGCGGCGCGGTGGAGGCGCATCGGGTGCTGTTCGAAAAGGCTGAACCCGCGCCGATCCGCAAGGTGGGCGATGAGCCGGGACTGATCGCGCTGGAGAGCGTGGAAACCCCGGTCGAGGGCCATGCGCTGGCGCCGACCCATGCGATGTTCGAAGGCGATGCGCTGATCTGGGACCGGCTGGAAAGCCGCAGCCTGTTCTGGGGCGTGCCGGGCGGCAGGGGACTGAAGATCGACTTTCCCGATACGCCCTGGCTGGGGCTGTGGCAGAAACCGGGCGCGCATTATCTGTGCGTCGAACCGTGGGCGGGGATGGCCGATCCGGTCGGCTTCACCGGCGATATCTGGGGCAAGCAGGGGATCATGCGGCTGGCGCCCGGCGGGGAACGGCGATTTCGGATGGATGTCGGCATCACCGGCTGA
- a CDS encoding lysophospholipid acyltransferase family protein, with product MLTALRSLAFMLIFYVGSLLFVLAAMASNLVVPRSVPAVATQWSRFHRACVRWLLGQKIRVVGPLPKGPYLYILKHESMFETIDLLCLLDRPAIAAKRELFDIPLWGGIARHYGLIPIERTAGASALRALRAAARATTAQGRAVCLFPEGTRVPHGESPPLRAGFAGLYALLGLPVVPIAVDSGRVSPRGKFMKRSGTITYKVGEIIPPGLDRNEAETRVHAAINALNLTKPRSPERS from the coding sequence ATGCTTACCGCCCTGCGATCTTTGGCCTTCATGCTGATTTTCTATGTCGGCTCGCTGCTGTTCGTGCTGGCGGCGATGGCCAGCAATCTGGTCGTGCCCCGATCGGTCCCGGCGGTCGCCACCCAATGGAGCCGCTTTCACCGCGCCTGCGTCCGCTGGCTGCTGGGGCAGAAGATCAGGGTGGTCGGCCCACTGCCAAAAGGCCCCTATCTCTACATCCTCAAGCATGAATCGATGTTCGAGACCATCGACCTGCTCTGCCTGCTGGATCGCCCAGCCATCGCCGCCAAGCGGGAATTGTTCGACATTCCGCTGTGGGGCGGCATCGCCCGCCACTACGGCCTGATCCCGATCGAGCGCACCGCCGGGGCCAGCGCCCTGCGCGCCTTGCGCGCCGCCGCCAGGGCCACGACGGCGCAAGGCCGCGCCGTCTGCCTCTTTCCGGAAGGCACCCGCGTCCCCCATGGCGAAAGCCCGCCCTTGCGCGCCGGTTTCGCGGGCCTCTATGCGTTGCTGGGCCTGCCGGTCGTGCCCATCGCGGTCGACAGCGGCCGCGTCTCTCCACGCGGCAAGTTCATGAAGCGCAGCGGCACCATCACCTATAAGGTTGGGGAGATCATTCCCCCCGGCCTGGACCGGAACGAGGCCGAAACGCGGGTCCATGCCGCCATCAACGCGCTGAACCTTACAAAACCCCGTTCGCCCGAACGGAGTTAG
- the metX gene encoding homoserine O-acetyltransferase MetX, which yields MASASFSDDIRFGLRRQARLTGPLRLDSGAALGPVDIAYETYGRMNADRSNVILICHALTGDQYVASEHPVTGKPGWWWRLVGEGKPVDPARHFIVCANVIGSCMGSSGPASIDPATGEPHAMRFPVITIADMVRAQAMLLDHLGVDRLHAVIGGSMGGMQALSWPTLYPQRVESCIVIASTARHSAQNIAFHEVGRQAIMADPNWRGGDYYADGAIPSAGLAVARMAAHITYLSEAGLTEKFGRRLQGRDAKTFGFDADFQVESYLRHQGLSFVERFDANSYLYITRAMDYYDIAEDHDGSLAKAFAASRARFCLVSFDTDWLYPTAESRLIVHALNASGAHASFVELSSPFGHDAFLLECPELNRVVDGFLKGGRA from the coding sequence ATGGCCAGCGCGTCCTTTTCCGATGACATCCGTTTCGGCCTGCGCCGCCAGGCCCGCCTGACCGGCCCGCTGCGGCTGGACAGCGGCGCGGCGCTAGGACCGGTCGACATCGCCTATGAGACCTATGGGCGGATGAATGCGGACCGGTCGAACGTCATCCTGATCTGCCATGCGCTGACCGGGGACCAATATGTCGCGTCGGAGCATCCCGTCACCGGCAAGCCCGGCTGGTGGTGGCGCCTGGTGGGCGAGGGAAAGCCGGTCGACCCCGCCCGACATTTCATCGTCTGCGCCAATGTGATCGGCAGTTGCATGGGCTCCAGCGGCCCGGCCAGCATCGATCCCGCGACCGGCGAACCGCATGCGATGCGCTTTCCGGTGATCACCATCGCCGACATGGTCCGCGCCCAGGCGATGCTGCTCGACCATCTGGGCGTGGACCGGCTGCATGCCGTCATCGGCGGCTCCATGGGCGGGATGCAGGCGCTGAGCTGGCCGACCCTCTATCCGCAGCGCGTGGAAAGCTGCATCGTCATCGCGTCGACCGCCCGCCACAGCGCCCAGAACATCGCCTTCCACGAAGTGGGGCGGCAGGCGATCATGGCCGACCCCAACTGGCGCGGCGGCGATTATTATGCCGACGGGGCGATCCCCAGCGCCGGGCTGGCGGTGGCGCGCATGGCCGCGCACATCACCTATCTGTCCGAAGCGGGCCTGACCGAGAAATTCGGGCGGCGGTTGCAGGGGCGTGACGCAAAGACCTTCGGCTTCGACGCCGATTTCCAGGTGGAAAGCTATCTGCGCCACCAGGGGCTGAGTTTTGTCGAGCGGTTCGACGCGAACAGCTATCTCTACATCACCCGCGCCATGGACTATTATGACATAGCGGAGGATCATGACGGCAGCCTCGCCAAGGCCTTCGCAGCCTCCAGGGCGCGCTTCTGCCTCGTCAGCTTCGATACGGACTGGCTTTATCCCACGGCGGAATCCCGCCTGATCGTCCACGCCCTCAACGCCAGCGGCGCGCATGCCAGCTTTGTCGAACTTTCCAGCCCGTTCGGCCATGACGCCTTCCTGCTGGAATGCCCGGAATTGAACCGCGTGGTCGACGGCTTCCTGAAGGGCGGCCGGGCATGA
- a CDS encoding peptide chain release factor 3 — protein sequence MSIPSRRTFAIISHPDAGKTTLTEKLLLEGGAIHLAGEVKARGANRRARSDWMKIEQQRGISVTSSVMTFERDGITFNLLDTPGHEDFSEDTYRTLTAVDSAVMVIDAAKGIEPQTRKLFEVCRLRNVPIITFVNKVDREGRDAFALLDEVADALALDVCPMSWPVGMGGEFEGIYDFAKNRLRQPTGASKEFEGKEAFFSGIDDDALAGSLSEQGLARLREEAELAVGGYADFDLAAYRHGDLTPVYFGSALKLFGVTELIEALAAHAPPPRAQPAEPAPVEPENSEVTGFIFKVQANMDPQHRDRIAFMRLCSGKFKRGMKLTPSGSGKPIAVHSPILFFAQDREIADEAYPGDIIGIPNHGTLRVGDTLSEKAGVRFTGLPNFAPEILRRVALKDPTKTKQLRKALDDLSEEGVIQVFYPEIGSNWIVGVVGQLQLDVLISRLEAEYKVAAGLEASPFDTARWISGDEAAIKDLVSFNGANMAKDRDGNQVFMAKSAWDIGYQQERHPKVKFSATKER from the coding sequence ATGAGCATTCCCTCCCGCCGCACCTTCGCCATCATCTCGCATCCGGATGCGGGCAAGACCACCCTGACCGAAAAGCTGTTGCTGGAGGGCGGCGCGATCCATCTGGCCGGAGAGGTCAAGGCGCGCGGGGCGAACCGGCGCGCGCGGTCGGACTGGATGAAGATCGAACAGCAGCGCGGGATTTCCGTGACCTCCTCGGTCATGACGTTCGAGCGGGACGGGATCACTTTCAATCTGCTCGACACGCCGGGGCACGAGGATTTTTCCGAGGATACCTATCGCACGCTGACGGCGGTGGACTCGGCGGTGATGGTGATCGACGCCGCCAAGGGCATAGAGCCGCAGACGCGCAAGCTGTTCGAAGTGTGCCGGTTGCGCAATGTTCCCATCATCACCTTCGTCAACAAGGTGGACCGGGAGGGGCGCGACGCTTTCGCCCTGTTGGATGAGGTGGCGGACGCGCTGGCGCTGGACGTGTGCCCGATGAGCTGGCCGGTCGGCATGGGCGGCGAGTTTGAGGGGATTTACGACTTCGCGAAGAACCGGCTGCGCCAGCCCACCGGAGCCAGCAAGGAGTTTGAGGGGAAGGAAGCCTTTTTCTCCGGCATAGACGACGATGCGCTGGCGGGATCGCTGTCGGAACAGGGTCTGGCGCGGCTGCGGGAGGAGGCGGAACTGGCGGTTGGCGGCTATGCCGATTTCGATCTCGCCGCCTATCGGCATGGCGACCTGACGCCGGTTTATTTCGGGTCTGCGCTGAAGCTGTTCGGCGTGACCGAGTTGATCGAGGCGCTGGCCGCCCATGCGCCGCCGCCGCGCGCGCAGCCGGCCGAACCCGCGCCGGTCGAGCCGGAGAATAGCGAAGTCACCGGCTTCATCTTCAAGGTGCAGGCCAATATGGACCCGCAGCATCGCGACCGGATCGCGTTCATGCGGCTCTGTTCGGGCAAGTTCAAGCGGGGCATGAAACTGACCCCTTCGGGCAGCGGCAAGCCGATCGCGGTGCATTCGCCCATCCTTTTCTTCGCGCAGGACCGCGAGATAGCGGATGAGGCCTATCCCGGCGACATCATCGGCATTCCCAACCACGGCACGCTCCGGGTCGGGGATACGCTGAGCGAGAAGGCGGGGGTGCGGTTCACCGGCCTACCGAACTTCGCGCCGGAAATATTGCGGCGCGTGGCGCTGAAAGACCCGACCAAGACGAAGCAGTTGAGGAAGGCGCTGGACGACCTGTCCGAGGAGGGCGTGATCCAGGTCTTCTATCCGGAGATCGGGTCCAACTGGATCGTCGGCGTGGTCGGGCAGTTGCAGTTGGACGTGCTGATTTCGCGGTTGGAGGCGGAATATAAGGTCGCGGCGGGGCTGGAGGCTTCCCCCTTCGACACGGCGCGCTGGATTTCCGGGGATGAGGCCGCGATCAAGGATCTGGTGTCGTTCAATGGCGCCAACATGGCCAAGGATCGCGATGGCAACCAGGTCTTCATGGCGAAGAGCGCCTGGGACATCGGTTATCAGCAGGAACGCCACCCCAAGGTCAAGTTCAGCGCCACCAAGGAGCGGTGA
- the ftsE gene encoding cell division ATP-binding protein FtsE, which produces MSAIVQFENVGLRYGLDSETLSDVSFSLASGGFYFLTGASGAGKTSLLKLLYLAQRPSRGVIRLFGEDVVTLPRKRLPGFRRRIGVVFQDFRLVPHLSVYDNIALPLRVAGMEEAEIDAPVSEMLNWVGLGDRGRARPATLSGGEQQRVAIARAVIGRPEILVADEPTGNVDADMARRLLTLFEALNRLGTTIVVATHDLPLIAQVSSAQMMKLDKGRLSDPTGSLRYPPRPKAAG; this is translated from the coding sequence ATGTCGGCCATCGTCCAGTTCGAAAATGTCGGCCTGCGCTATGGTCTGGATAGCGAGACGCTGTCCGACGTCAGCTTTTCGCTCGCCAGCGGCGGCTTTTATTTCCTGACCGGCGCGTCGGGCGCGGGCAAGACGTCGCTGTTGAAGCTCCTCTACCTCGCCCAGCGGCCCAGCCGGGGCGTGATCCGCCTGTTCGGGGAGGATGTGGTGACGCTGCCCCGCAAGCGCCTGCCCGGATTCCGCCGCCGCATCGGCGTGGTGTTCCAGGATTTCCGGCTGGTTCCGCACCTGTCGGTCTATGACAATATCGCCCTGCCGCTGCGGGTCGCGGGCATGGAGGAAGCGGAGATCGACGCCCCGGTCAGCGAAATGCTGAACTGGGTCGGCCTGGGCGATCGCGGCCGGGCCCGTCCCGCCACCCTGTCGGGCGGGGAACAGCAGCGCGTCGCCATCGCCCGCGCCGTCATCGGCCGCCCGGAGATATTGGTGGCGGACGAACCGACCGGCAACGTCGACGCCGACATGGCCCGCCGCCTGCTGACCCTGTTCGAGGCGCTCAATCGCCTGGGAACGACCATCGTCGTCGCCACCCACGACCTGCCGCTGATCGCGCAGGTTTCCAGCGCCCAGATGATGAAATTGGACAAGGGCCGCCTGTCCGACCCCACCGGGTCGCTGCGCTACCCGCCCAGACCTAAGGCGGCGGGCTGA
- a CDS encoding cell division protein FtsX — MAGSDRRAAAAARHRLLPEGRVAGPMPWIIAIMMFLTVLSAAAGLGLGAAVKAMGADLAGRATVQIVEANAQQRDRLSASVAEALRKVGMVRAVHPVPAATLADQIRPWLGQDAASGDLPIPALIDIELTPGQTDAKVDSLRRQLSAVSPKIRIEPHAAFLAPLAGLLSALGWLAAGIVLLMTLATGAVVVLAARAAHDSHRGTIDVLHLMGATDVQIARLFQRRIGLDALFGGALGFTVALLVILLLGARLLATGSELLSAIHLPWTSWAILAAIPVGCVLLATLAARWTVLRSLGRLL; from the coding sequence ATGGCGGGTTCGGATCGCCGCGCCGCCGCCGCAGCGCGCCATCGGCTGCTGCCGGAAGGACGGGTGGCGGGGCCGATGCCGTGGATCATCGCGATCATGATGTTCCTGACGGTGCTGTCCGCCGCCGCCGGGCTGGGCCTGGGCGCGGCGGTGAAGGCGATGGGCGCGGACCTGGCCGGACGCGCCACGGTGCAGATCGTCGAGGCCAATGCGCAGCAGCGCGACCGCCTGAGCGCCAGCGTGGCTGAGGCCCTGCGCAAGGTCGGCATGGTCCGCGCCGTCCACCCCGTCCCCGCCGCCACGCTGGCCGACCAGATCCGCCCCTGGCTGGGGCAGGATGCGGCGAGCGGCGACCTGCCGATCCCGGCGCTGATCGACATCGAACTCACCCCCGGCCAGACCGACGCGAAGGTCGACAGCCTGCGCCGCCAGTTGAGCGCCGTCTCGCCCAAAATCCGCATCGAGCCCCATGCCGCCTTCCTGGCGCCGCTCGCTGGACTGCTCTCCGCGCTTGGCTGGCTGGCGGCGGGGATCGTGCTGCTGATGACGCTGGCGACCGGGGCGGTGGTCGTCCTCGCCGCCCGCGCCGCCCATGACAGCCATCGCGGCACCATCGACGTGCTGCACCTGATGGGCGCGACCGACGTGCAGATCGCTCGGCTGTTCCAGCGCCGCATCGGCCTGGACGCGCTGTTCGGCGGCGCGCTGGGTTTCACCGTGGCGCTGCTGGTGATCCTGCTGCTGGGCGCAAGGCTGCTGGCGACCGGCTCCGAATTGCTGAGCGCCATCCATCTGCCATGGACAAGCTGGGCGATACTGGCCGCCATTCCGGTCGGTTGCGTGCTGCTGGCGACGCTGGCGGCGCGCTGGACCGTGCTGCGGTCGCTGGGGCGGCTGCTATGA
- the hisC gene encoding histidinol-phosphate transaminase, which produces MTKPAPKDWILGISPYVPGKSAADDGRPLVKLSANENPLGTGEAARAALVAATADLATYPDPGAAKLREAIAAAHGLDPARVIYGTGSDELLHIAASAYAGPGDEILYVRYGFSVYDIAARRVGATPVVAPDADYATDVDALLACVTEKTKVVFLANPNNPTGTMTSREEIARLHAGLRPDILFVLDQAYAEYLDAGEDDGGLELARNAANMFVTRTFSKIYGLAAERIGWGYASAEVIDVLHRIRAPFNVTAAGQAAAAAAINDTAWVEASRTHNRQWREWLAGEVASLSNHGLRVVPSKANFLLILFDGKLTAEDAMKGLWDEGFATRWLPGQGLPNGLRITIGTEDQVRKVAARLRAMAEAV; this is translated from the coding sequence ATGACAAAGCCTGCTCCCAAAGACTGGATTCTCGGTATTTCGCCCTATGTGCCGGGCAAGTCGGCCGCCGATGACGGGCGACCGCTGGTGAAGCTGTCTGCCAATGAAAATCCGCTGGGCACCGGCGAAGCGGCACGGGCCGCTCTGGTGGCGGCGACGGCGGATCTGGCCACCTATCCCGATCCCGGCGCGGCCAAGCTGCGAGAGGCGATCGCGGCGGCGCATGGGCTGGACCCGGCGCGGGTGATCTATGGGACCGGGTCGGACGAACTGCTGCATATCGCGGCCAGCGCCTATGCCGGGCCGGGCGATGAGATTCTCTACGTCCGCTACGGCTTTTCGGTGTACGACATCGCGGCGCGTCGCGTGGGGGCGACGCCGGTCGTCGCGCCGGATGCCGACTATGCGACCGATGTGGATGCGCTGCTTGCCTGCGTGACGGAGAAGACCAAGGTCGTCTTCCTCGCCAATCCCAACAATCCGACCGGCACCATGACGTCGCGGGAGGAAATCGCCCGGTTGCATGCGGGCCTCAGGCCCGACATATTGTTCGTGCTGGATCAGGCCTATGCCGAATATCTGGATGCCGGTGAGGATGATGGCGGGCTGGAACTGGCCAGGAACGCCGCGAATATGTTCGTGACGCGGACCTTTTCGAAGATTTACGGGCTGGCGGCGGAACGGATCGGCTGGGGCTATGCCAGCGCGGAGGTGATCGACGTGCTGCATCGCATCCGCGCGCCGTTCAACGTGACGGCGGCGGGGCAGGCGGCGGCCGCGGCGGCGATCAACGACACCGCCTGGGTCGAGGCGAGCCGGACGCATAACCGGCAATGGCGCGAATGGCTGGCGGGCGAGGTGGCTTCGCTGTCCAACCACGGCCTGCGCGTCGTGCCGAGCAAGGCGAATTTCCTGCTGATCCTGTTCGACGGCAAGCTGACCGCGGAGGACGCCATGAAGGGGCTGTGGGACGAAGGTTTCGCCACGCGCTGGCTGCCGGGGCAGGGCCTGCCCAACGGACTGCGCATCACCATCGGCACCGAAGATCAGGTGCGCAAGGTCGCGGCCAGGCTGCGCGCCATGGCGGAAGCGGTCTGA